One window of the Klebsiella oxytoca genome contains the following:
- the cysP gene encoding thiosulfate/sulfate ABC transporter substrate-binding protein CysP, whose product MAVKSLKKGYLALAASVLLVAQAQATELLNSSYDVSRELFAALNPQFEQQWAKDNGGDKLTIKQSHAGSSKQALAILQGLKADVVTYNQVTDVQILHDKGKLIPADWQSRLPNNSSPFYSTMGFLVRKGNPKNIHDWNDLVRSDVKLIFPNPKTSGNARYTYLAAWGAADKADGGDNAKTEQFMTQFLKNVEVFDTGGRGATTTFAERGLGDVLISFESEVNNIRKQYEDQGFEVVIPKTNILAEFPVAWVDKNVQSNGTEKAAKAYLNWLYSPQAQTIITDYYYRVNNPQVMDSLKDKFPQTELFRVEDKFGSWPEVMKTHFASGGELDKLLAAGRR is encoded by the coding sequence ATGGCCGTTAAATCACTGAAAAAAGGATATCTGGCGCTGGCTGCTTCTGTGCTGCTGGTTGCGCAGGCTCAGGCGACTGAACTGCTGAACAGTTCTTACGATGTTTCCCGCGAGCTGTTTGCCGCCCTTAACCCACAGTTTGAACAGCAATGGGCGAAGGATAACGGCGGCGATAAGCTGACCATTAAACAATCGCATGCCGGGTCATCAAAACAGGCGCTGGCGATTCTGCAGGGGCTTAAGGCCGACGTGGTGACCTACAACCAGGTCACTGACGTACAGATTCTGCACGATAAAGGCAAACTGATTCCCGCCGACTGGCAAAGCCGTCTGCCGAATAACAGCTCGCCGTTTTACTCCACGATGGGATTCCTGGTCCGCAAGGGCAACCCAAAAAATATTCACGACTGGAATGACTTAGTCCGTTCCGACGTAAAACTGATTTTCCCGAATCCGAAGACCTCAGGCAATGCCCGCTATACCTATCTGGCGGCGTGGGGCGCGGCGGACAAGGCTGACGGTGGCGATAACGCGAAAACCGAGCAGTTCATGACCCAGTTCCTGAAAAACGTCGAAGTGTTCGATACCGGCGGCCGCGGCGCGACCACGACCTTCGCCGAACGCGGACTTGGTGACGTGCTGATTAGCTTCGAATCGGAAGTGAATAACATTCGCAAACAGTACGAAGATCAGGGATTTGAGGTTGTTATCCCTAAAACCAACATCCTTGCTGAATTCCCGGTGGCCTGGGTGGATAAAAACGTGCAGTCCAACGGAACCGAGAAAGCGGCTAAAGCCTACCTGAACTGGCTCTACAGCCCGCAGGCGCAAACGATCATCACCGATTATTACTATCGCGTGAATAACCCGCAGGTGATGGATTCCCTGAAAGATAAATTCCCGCAGACTGAACTGTTCCGCGTGGAGGACAAGTTTGGTTCCTGGCCGGAAGTGATGAAAACCCACTTTGCCAGCGGCGGTGAGCTGGACAAACTGCTGGCGGCGGGGCGTAGGTAA
- a CDS encoding endonuclease domain-containing protein: MKNAQILARQLRRSLTPAERRLWYLLRDRRFARYKFRRQHPVGPYILDFACCSVRLAIELDGGRHDERSAYDARRTRWSQGQGWQVLRFWNNEFEHHEEAVMERILEALESPIPSPRPSP; the protein is encoded by the coding sequence ATGAAAAATGCACAGATATTAGCTCGCCAGCTCAGACGTAGCTTAACGCCCGCGGAACGTCGACTGTGGTATTTACTCCGCGACCGTCGCTTTGCTCGCTATAAGTTTCGCCGCCAGCATCCCGTTGGCCCCTATATTCTAGATTTTGCCTGCTGCTCAGTACGGCTGGCGATTGAGCTGGATGGCGGGCGACACGATGAGAGGAGTGCTTACGATGCCCGTCGCACCCGTTGGTCGCAGGGTCAGGGATGGCAGGTTTTACGTTTCTGGAATAATGAGTTTGAACATCATGAGGAGGCGGTGATGGAGAGGATACTTGAAGCGCTTGAGTCGCCGATACCCTCACCCCGGCCCTCTCCCTAA
- a CDS encoding Dyp-type peroxidase, protein MSQVQSGILPEHCHAAIWIEANVKGDVNALREASKVFADKLATFQAKYPEDKLGAVVAFGHDVWRQLSGGVGAEELKDFPVYGKGLAPSTQYDVLIHILSAKHELNFSVAQAAMAAFGAAVEVKEEIHGFRWIEERDLSGFVDGTENPAGEEIRREVAIINDGVDAGGSYVFVQRWEHNLKQLNRMSVTDQEMMIGRTKEANEEIDGDARPETSHLSRVDLTEDGKGLKIVRQSLPYGTASGTHGLYFCAYCARLHNIEQQLLSMFGDTDGKRDAMLRFTKPVTGGYYFAPSLDRLQAL, encoded by the coding sequence ATGTCTCAGGTTCAGAGCGGCATTTTGCCGGAACATTGCCATGCGGCGATTTGGATTGAAGCGAATGTCAAAGGCGATGTTAATGCCCTGCGCGAAGCCAGCAAGGTTTTTGCCGATAAGTTAGCCACCTTTCAGGCGAAATACCCGGAAGATAAGCTGGGAGCGGTGGTCGCTTTTGGTCATGACGTCTGGCGTCAGCTGAGCGGTGGCGTTGGGGCTGAAGAGTTAAAAGACTTTCCGGTCTACGGCAAAGGCCTGGCGCCGTCGACTCAGTATGATGTGCTGATTCACATTCTGTCCGCTAAGCACGAGCTGAACTTCTCAGTCGCCCAGGCCGCGATGGCCGCCTTCGGCGCGGCTGTCGAAGTTAAAGAAGAGATCCACGGCTTCCGCTGGATTGAAGAGCGCGATCTGAGCGGCTTTGTCGATGGTACCGAAAACCCGGCAGGGGAGGAGATCCGTCGGGAAGTCGCGATTATAAACGACGGCGTGGATGCGGGCGGCAGCTACGTATTCGTTCAGCGTTGGGAGCACAACCTCAAGCAGCTTAACCGCATGAGCGTGACCGATCAGGAGATGATGATCGGTCGTACTAAAGAAGCCAACGAAGAGATTGACGGCGATGCTCGTCCGGAAACCTCTCATCTGAGCCGCGTGGATCTGACAGAAGATGGCAAGGGGCTGAAGATTGTGCGTCAGAGCCTGCCGTACGGCACCGCCAGCGGGACTCACGGTCTCTACTTTTGCGCTTACTGCGCGCGTCTGCACAACATTGAGCAGCAGTTGCTGAGCATGTTCGGCGATACTGACGGCAAGCGCGATGCGATGCTGCGTTTCACTAAACCGGTGACCGGCGGATACTACTTTGCGCCGTCCCTGGATAGACTGCAGGCGCTGTAA
- a CDS encoding RpoE-regulated lipoprotein, whose product MKSLRLLLCALPLVLTGCSTMSSVNWSAAYPWNWFGSSTEVTERGVGNLTASTPLNQQAISDALGSSYRLRSGMKTANGNIVRYFEALKDDQVALTINGESGTISRIDVRDSNIKAAGGVKIGTPFSDIYSKAFGNCQKGGHDSGAVVECKAEGSQHISYAFTGNWSGPEELMPSDDTLKNWKVSKIIWRR is encoded by the coding sequence ATGAAATCGCTACGTTTACTTCTCTGCGCATTACCGCTGGTTTTAACCGGCTGCTCGACGATGAGCTCGGTTAACTGGTCGGCGGCCTATCCGTGGAACTGGTTTGGTTCCTCAACGGAGGTAACCGAGCGGGGCGTAGGCAATCTGACGGCGTCAACGCCGTTGAACCAGCAGGCTATTAGCGATGCTCTTGGCAGCAGCTACCGTCTGCGCAGCGGCATGAAAACGGCTAATGGCAATATTGTGCGCTACTTTGAAGCGTTAAAAGACGACCAGGTCGCCCTGACTATCAACGGTGAGAGCGGGACTATCAGCCGTATTGACGTGCGCGATAGCAATATTAAAGCGGCAGGCGGTGTGAAAATTGGCACCCCGTTCAGCGATATCTACAGCAAAGCGTTTGGCAACTGCCAGAAAGGCGGTCACGACAGCGGCGCGGTGGTGGAATGCAAGGCGGAGGGCAGCCAGCATATTAGCTATGCCTTTACCGGTAACTGGAGCGGCCCGGAAGAGTTGATGCCTTCCGATGATACGCTCAAAAACTGGAAGGTGAGCAAGATTATCTGGCGTCGCTAA
- a CDS encoding DUF2919 domain-containing protein has translation MKNTELIPSDFDTHGRLRLPFLFWCVLLLQARTWVLFLMAGASRQQGDALLNLFYPDHDNFWLGLLPGIPAVLAFIISGHRQRFPRLWPAMRWLLVLSQFLLLVWQPLLWFSGESPSAVTISLLAADLYALWWLLSNHRLKACFREEQV, from the coding sequence ATGAAGAATACTGAATTAATTCCTTCCGATTTCGATACCCATGGTCGCCTGCGTTTGCCGTTTCTATTCTGGTGCGTGCTGCTGCTTCAGGCGCGAACCTGGGTGTTGTTTCTGATGGCAGGCGCATCGCGCCAGCAGGGCGACGCGCTGCTGAATCTGTTTTATCCCGATCATGATAATTTTTGGCTGGGGTTGCTGCCCGGTATTCCGGCGGTGCTGGCGTTTATTATTAGCGGCCATCGGCAGCGATTTCCCCGGCTCTGGCCCGCGATGCGCTGGCTGCTGGTGCTTTCTCAGTTTTTACTGCTGGTCTGGCAGCCGCTGCTGTGGTTTAGCGGTGAATCGCCTTCGGCGGTGACCATTTCTCTGCTGGCGGCGGACCTTTACGCGCTCTGGTGGCTGCTAAGCAACCATCGACTAAAAGCCTGTTTTCGCGAAGAGCAGGTTTAA
- a CDS encoding GNAT family acetyltransferase → MEIRVFRQQDFEEVITLWERCDLLRPWNDPEMDIERKLNHDASLFLVAEVNGEVVGTVMGGYDGHRGSAYYLGVHPEYRGRGIANALLNRLEKKLIARGCPKINIMIREDNDVVQGMYERLGYEHSDVLCLGKRLIEDEEY, encoded by the coding sequence ATGGAGATTCGCGTTTTTCGCCAGCAAGATTTCGAAGAGGTTATTACCCTATGGGAGCGCTGCGATCTCCTGCGTCCATGGAACGATCCGGAGATGGACATTGAACGTAAGTTAAACCACGATGCCAGCCTGTTTCTGGTTGCTGAGGTTAACGGCGAAGTGGTTGGCACAGTGATGGGCGGTTACGATGGTCACCGCGGGTCTGCCTATTACCTTGGCGTACACCCGGAATATCGCGGTCGTGGTATTGCTAACGCGCTGCTCAATCGGCTGGAGAAAAAGCTGATTGCCCGCGGCTGTCCGAAAATCAATATTATGATACGTGAAGACAATGACGTAGTGCAGGGGATGTATGAACGCCTGGGCTACGAGCATTCGGACGTGCTGTGCCTCGGCAAGCGCTTAATTGAAGATGAAGAATACTGA
- the amiA gene encoding N-acetylmuramoyl-L-alanine amidase AmiA, with translation MSTFKPLKILASRRQVLKAGLAAITLSGIASQASAKEQQPLKTSNGHSKPAAKKKGAKRVVMLDPGHGGIDTGAIGHNGSKEKHVVLAIAKNVRSILRSNGIDARLTRSGDTFIPLYDRVEIAHQHGADLFMSIHADGFTNPSAAGASVFALSNRGASSAMAKYLSDRENRADEVAGKKTTDKDHLLQQVLFDLVQTDTIKNSLTLGSHILKKIKPVHKLHSSNTEQAAFVVLKSPSIPSVLVETSFITNPNEEKLLGTAAFRQKIATAIANGIISYFHWFDNQKAHSKRR, from the coding sequence ATGAGCACTTTTAAACCATTAAAAATACTTGCTTCGCGCCGCCAGGTGCTGAAAGCCGGGCTGGCAGCAATCACGCTTTCAGGGATCGCCTCACAGGCCAGCGCGAAAGAACAACAGCCGTTGAAAACATCCAACGGGCACAGCAAACCCGCAGCGAAGAAAAAAGGCGCTAAACGCGTCGTGATGCTCGACCCGGGCCACGGCGGTATTGATACCGGCGCTATCGGTCATAACGGTTCAAAAGAGAAACACGTCGTGCTGGCGATCGCCAAAAACGTGCGCAGTATTCTGCGCAGCAACGGTATTGATGCGCGGCTTACGCGCAGCGGCGACACCTTTATTCCTCTCTACGATCGCGTTGAAATTGCCCACCAGCATGGGGCCGATCTTTTCATGTCGATTCACGCTGACGGCTTCACTAACCCGAGCGCGGCCGGAGCTTCCGTTTTCGCCCTCTCCAACCGGGGCGCCAGTAGCGCCATGGCAAAGTATCTCTCGGATCGTGAAAACCGGGCGGACGAAGTGGCCGGCAAGAAAACGACGGATAAAGATCACCTGTTACAGCAAGTGCTGTTCGACCTGGTACAAACTGATACCATCAAAAACAGCCTGACGCTCGGATCGCATATCCTGAAAAAGATCAAGCCGGTGCATAAGCTGCACAGCAGCAATACCGAGCAGGCGGCGTTTGTGGTGCTGAAATCACCATCCATTCCGTCGGTGCTGGTAGAAACTTCGTTCATTACCAATCCGAACGAAGAGAAGCTGCTCGGCACCGCTGCTTTCCGGCAGAAAATCGCCACCGCGATAGCCAACGGCATTATCAGTTATTTCCACTGGTTCGATAACCAGAAAGCCCATTCGAAGAGACGTTAA
- the hemF gene encoding oxygen-dependent coproporphyrinogen oxidase yields MKPDAHQVKSFLLQLQDAICQKLSAVDGSAFVEDSWRREGGGGGRSRVLRDGGIFEQAGVNFSHVHGEAMPASATAHRPELAGRSFEAMGVSLVVHPRSPYIPTSHANVRFFIAEKPGADPVWWFGGGFDLTPYYGFEEDAVHWHRTAHDLCQPFGEEVYPRYKKWCDDYFFLKHRNEQRGIGGLFFDDLNTPDFDHCFDFMQAVGNGYTDAYLPIVERRKEMSWGERERDFQLYRRGRYVEFNLVWDRGTLFGLQTGGRTESILMSMPPLVRWEYAYQPEAGSPEAALSEFIQVRDWL; encoded by the coding sequence ATGAAACCCGACGCGCACCAGGTAAAATCTTTCCTCCTTCAGCTCCAGGACGCCATCTGCCAAAAGCTCAGCGCCGTTGACGGCAGCGCTTTTGTCGAGGATAGCTGGCGACGGGAAGGCGGCGGCGGCGGGCGCAGCCGGGTACTGCGCGATGGCGGTATCTTTGAGCAGGCTGGCGTTAACTTTTCACACGTACACGGCGAGGCAATGCCGGCTTCCGCAACCGCGCACCGCCCTGAACTGGCGGGTCGCAGCTTCGAAGCCATGGGCGTATCGCTGGTTGTACATCCGCGCAGCCCGTATATTCCCACCAGTCACGCCAACGTACGTTTCTTTATCGCGGAAAAACCGGGGGCCGATCCGGTATGGTGGTTCGGCGGCGGCTTTGATTTAACGCCGTACTACGGCTTTGAAGAAGACGCCGTACACTGGCATCGTACCGCCCACGACCTGTGTCAGCCCTTTGGCGAAGAGGTTTACCCGCGCTATAAAAAGTGGTGCGACGACTACTTCTTCCTTAAGCATCGCAACGAACAGCGCGGGATCGGCGGCCTGTTTTTCGATGATTTGAATACTCCGGACTTCGACCACTGCTTCGATTTTATGCAGGCGGTGGGCAACGGCTACACCGATGCTTATCTGCCGATTGTCGAACGACGCAAGGAGATGAGCTGGGGCGAGCGCGAGCGCGATTTTCAGCTCTACCGCCGCGGCCGCTACGTGGAGTTCAATCTGGTGTGGGATCGCGGCACCCTGTTTGGCCTGCAAACCGGCGGCCGCACCGAATCTATTCTGATGTCGATGCCGCCGCTGGTACGCTGGGAATACGCATATCAGCCGGAAGCGGGCAGCCCGGAAGCGGCGCTAAGCGAGTTTATTCAGGTGCGCGACTGGCTGTAA
- the eutR gene encoding HTH-type transcriptional regulator EutR yields the protein MKKKQPANLHHLYHEALPEDVKLTPMIEVDNVHQRRTTDVYEHALTITAWQQIYDQLHPGKFHGEFTEILLDEIQVFREYTGLALRQSCLVWPNSFWFGIPATRGEQGFIGSQCIGSAEIATRPGGTEFELNTPDDYTILGVVISEDVISRQASFLHHPERVLHMLRNQSALEVKEQHKAALWRFVQQALATFSETPENLHQPAVRKVLGDNLLLAMGAMLEEAQPMVTAESISHQSYRRLLSRAREYVLENMSEPLTVLDLCNQLHVSRRTLQNAFHAILGIGPNAWLKRIRLNAVRRELISPWSQSVTVKDAAMQWGFWHLGQFATDYQQLFAEKPSLTLHQRMQQWA from the coding sequence ATGAAAAAGAAACAACCGGCAAACCTGCACCATCTTTATCATGAAGCATTGCCCGAAGACGTTAAACTGACGCCGATGATCGAGGTGGATAACGTCCACCAGCGACGTACCACCGATGTCTATGAACATGCCCTGACGATTACCGCCTGGCAGCAGATTTACGACCAGCTTCATCCGGGGAAATTTCACGGCGAATTTACCGAAATCCTGCTCGATGAAATTCAGGTCTTTCGCGAATATACCGGTCTGGCGCTGCGTCAGTCCTGCCTGGTGTGGCCGAACTCCTTCTGGTTCGGTATTCCGGCAACCCGCGGCGAACAGGGATTCATTGGCTCACAGTGTATTGGCAGCGCTGAAATCGCCACCCGTCCCGGCGGTACGGAGTTTGAACTTAATACCCCGGATGATTACACCATTCTTGGGGTCGTTATCTCGGAGGACGTTATTTCCCGGCAGGCCAGCTTCCTGCATCACCCGGAGCGCGTGCTGCATATGCTGCGTAACCAGTCGGCGCTGGAAGTCAAAGAGCAGCACAAAGCGGCGCTGTGGCGCTTTGTACAGCAGGCGCTGGCGACGTTTAGCGAGACGCCGGAAAACCTGCATCAGCCCGCGGTACGTAAAGTGCTGGGGGATAACCTGCTGCTGGCGATGGGGGCGATGCTGGAGGAGGCGCAGCCGATGGTCACCGCCGAGAGTATCAGCCATCAGAGCTACCGTCGGCTGTTGTCCCGGGCGCGGGAGTATGTACTGGAGAATATGTCGGAGCCGCTGACGGTTCTTGATTTGTGCAATCAGCTGCACGTCAGCCGCCGCACGCTGCAAAACGCCTTTCACGCGATTCTGGGGATTGGGCCGAACGCGTGGCTCAAGCGCATTCGGCTCAACGCGGTGCGTCGGGAGCTAATCAGCCCGTGGTCGCAGAGCGTTACGGTTAAAGATGCCGCGATGCAGTGGGGATTCTGGCACCTGGGGCAGTTCGCTACCGATTATCAGCAGCTGTTCGCCGAGAAACCATCGCTCACGCTGCATCAGCGGATGCAGCAGTGGGCATAA
- the eutK gene encoding ethanolamine utilization microcompartment protein EutK, with translation MINALGLLEVDGMVAAVDAADAMLKAANVRLLSHQVLDPGRLTLVVEGDLAACRAALDAGSAAAQRTGRVISRREIGRPEEDTQRLIGGFQRQPQAPEPPVKAESSAPLLALLASTRQGMTAGEVAAHFGWSLEEARKALEQLFSAGALRKRSSRYRLKN, from the coding sequence ATGATTAACGCCCTGGGATTACTGGAAGTGGACGGTATGGTCGCCGCCGTTGATGCGGCGGATGCCATGCTGAAGGCGGCCAACGTGCGCTTGCTCAGCCACCAGGTCCTCGACCCCGGCAGGCTGACGCTGGTGGTGGAAGGCGACCTGGCGGCATGCCGGGCGGCGCTGGATGCCGGAAGCGCTGCGGCGCAGCGTACCGGGCGCGTTATCAGCCGTCGGGAGATTGGACGCCCTGAAGAGGATACCCAGCGGCTGATCGGCGGTTTCCAACGGCAGCCGCAAGCGCCCGAGCCGCCTGTGAAAGCGGAATCATCAGCGCCCTTACTGGCGCTGCTGGCTTCGACCCGTCAGGGAATGACGGCAGGGGAAGTGGCCGCGCATTTCGGCTGGTCGCTTGAGGAAGCCAGAAAAGCGCTGGAGCAGCTGTTTTCTGCCGGAGCGTTGCGTAAACGCAGTAGCCGCTATCGCTTAAAAAACTAA
- the eutL gene encoding ethanolamine utilization microcompartment protein EutL: MPALDLIRPSVTAMRVIASVNDGFARELKLPPHIRSLGLITADSDDVTYIAADEATKQAMVEVVYGRSLYAGAAHGPSPTAGEVLIMLGGPNPAEVRAGLDAMMAHIEGGAAFQWANDAEDSAFLAHVVSRTGSYLSSTSGIALGDPIAYLVAPPLEATFGIDAAMKSADVQLVTYVPPPSETNYSAAFLTGSQAACKAACNAFTDAVLDIARHPIQRA; this comes from the coding sequence ATGCCTGCATTAGATTTAATTCGCCCCTCGGTGACGGCCATGCGCGTGATTGCTTCAGTGAATGACGGCTTTGCCCGCGAGCTTAAATTACCGCCGCATATACGTAGCCTCGGACTCATCACGGCAGATTCTGATGATGTGACCTATATTGCCGCAGACGAAGCGACAAAACAGGCGATGGTCGAAGTGGTGTATGGCCGCTCTCTCTATGCCGGTGCGGCTCACGGCCCATCGCCAACCGCCGGTGAAGTGTTGATTATGCTGGGCGGTCCGAACCCGGCGGAGGTTCGCGCCGGGCTGGATGCGATGATGGCGCATATTGAAGGCGGAGCGGCGTTTCAGTGGGCCAACGACGCCGAAGATTCGGCGTTTCTGGCGCACGTAGTTTCGCGTACCGGCTCTTATCTCTCGTCTACCTCTGGCATCGCACTGGGCGATCCGATCGCCTATCTGGTGGCGCCGCCGCTGGAGGCCACCTTCGGCATCGATGCGGCGATGAAATCGGCCGACGTTCAACTGGTGACCTACGTGCCGCCGCCGTCGGAAACCAACTATTCGGCCGCGTTTTTGACGGGTAGCCAGGCCGCCTGTAAGGCCGCCTGTAACGCCTTCACCGATGCCGTTCTGGATATTGCCCGTCATCCCATCCAGCGCGCGTAA
- the eutC gene encoding ethanolamine ammonia-lyase subunit EutC → MDQKQIEEIVRSVMASMGQPPTAAPAPQAAKCASQCEITAESCALDLGSPEAKGWIGVQQPHRAEVLAELKRSTAARVCTGRAGPRPRTLALLRFLADHSRSKDTVLKEVPEEWVKNQGLLEVRSEISDKNLYLTRPDMGRRLSPEAIEALKTQCVANPDVQVVVSDGLSTDAITVNYEEILPPLLSGLQQAGLKVGTPFFVRYGRVKIEDQIGEILGAKVVILLVGERPGLGQSESLSCYAVYSPRVATTVEADRTCISNIHQGGTPPVEAAAVIVDLAKRMLEQKASGINMTR, encoded by the coding sequence ATGGATCAAAAGCAGATTGAAGAAATTGTACGTAGCGTGATGGCGTCAATGGGGCAACCGCCAACGGCGGCGCCTGCGCCCCAGGCGGCGAAATGCGCCAGCCAGTGTGAGATAACGGCGGAAAGCTGCGCGCTGGATTTAGGCTCGCCGGAGGCGAAAGGCTGGATTGGCGTACAGCAGCCGCATCGTGCGGAAGTGCTGGCCGAACTGAAGCGCAGCACGGCGGCGCGCGTGTGCACCGGTCGCGCCGGTCCGCGTCCGCGCACCCTTGCGCTGCTGCGCTTCCTCGCCGACCACTCGCGCTCCAAGGATACGGTGCTGAAAGAGGTGCCGGAAGAGTGGGTGAAAAACCAGGGATTGCTCGAGGTGCGTTCCGAGATTAGCGACAAGAACCTCTACCTGACGCGCCCGGATATGGGCCGTCGCCTGAGTCCGGAAGCGATTGAGGCGCTGAAGACTCAGTGCGTGGCGAATCCTGACGTTCAGGTGGTGGTTTCCGATGGCCTCTCCACGGATGCGATTACCGTCAATTATGAAGAGATCCTGCCGCCGCTGCTGTCGGGGCTGCAGCAGGCCGGGCTGAAGGTCGGTACGCCGTTCTTCGTGCGCTACGGGCGGGTCAAAATCGAAGATCAGATTGGCGAGATCCTTGGCGCGAAAGTGGTGATTCTGCTGGTCGGCGAACGTCCGGGTCTGGGGCAGTCGGAAAGCCTCTCCTGCTACGCCGTGTATTCGCCGCGCGTGGCGACCACCGTCGAAGCGGACCGGACCTGTATTTCCAATATTCACCAGGGCGGTACGCCGCCGGTAGAAGCCGCCGCGGTGATCGTCGATTTGGCCAAACGCATGCTGGAGCAGAAAGCTTCCGGCATCAACATGACTCGTTAA
- the eutB gene encoding ethanolamine ammonia-lyase subunit alpha, whose translation MKLKTTLFGNVYQFKDVKEVLAKANELRSGDVLAGVAAESSQQRVAAKQVLSDMTVADIRNNPVIPYEEDCVTRLIQDDVNETAYHRIKNWTISDLREYVLNDEVTSDDIAFVRKGLTSEVVAAVAKVCSNADLIYGAKKMPVIKKANTTIGLPGTFSCRLQPNDTRDDVQSIAAQIYEGLSFGAGDAVIGVNPVTDDVENLTRVLNTVYGVIDKFSIPTQGCVLAHVTTQIEAIRRGAPGGLIFQSICGSEKGLKEFGVELAMLDEARAVGAEFNRIAGENCLYFETGQGSALSAGANFGADQVTMEARNYGLARHYDPFLVNTVVGFIGPEYLYNDRQIIRAGLEDHFMGKLSGISMGCDCCYTNHADADQNLNENLMILLATAGCNYIMGMPLGDDIMLNYQTTAFHDTATVRQLLNLRPSPEFERWLETMGIMANGRLTKRAGDPSLFF comes from the coding sequence ATGAAGCTAAAGACCACATTGTTCGGCAATGTTTATCAGTTTAAGGATGTAAAAGAGGTGCTGGCTAAAGCCAACGAACTGCGTTCGGGGGATGTGCTGGCGGGCGTAGCGGCGGAAAGTTCGCAGCAGCGCGTGGCGGCGAAGCAGGTGCTCTCCGATATGACGGTCGCCGATATTCGTAACAACCCGGTGATTCCGTATGAAGAGGACTGCGTGACGCGCCTGATTCAGGACGACGTCAACGAAACCGCCTATCACCGAATTAAAAACTGGACCATCAGCGACCTGCGAGAATACGTACTCAACGATGAGGTCACCAGCGACGATATTGCGTTTGTGCGTAAAGGGCTGACCTCGGAAGTGGTGGCGGCGGTGGCGAAGGTCTGTTCCAACGCCGACCTGATCTACGGCGCGAAGAAAATGCCGGTGATTAAAAAAGCCAACACCACCATCGGTCTACCGGGCACCTTCAGCTGCCGCCTGCAGCCGAACGATACCCGCGACGACGTGCAGAGTATCGCCGCGCAAATCTATGAAGGGCTCTCTTTCGGCGCGGGCGATGCGGTGATCGGCGTTAACCCGGTGACCGATGACGTGGAGAACCTGACCCGCGTCCTCAATACCGTCTACGGCGTTATCGACAAATTCAGTATTCCTACCCAGGGCTGCGTGCTGGCGCACGTCACCACGCAAATTGAAGCCATACGCCGCGGCGCACCGGGGGGACTTATTTTCCAGAGCATCTGCGGCAGCGAAAAGGGACTAAAAGAGTTCGGCGTGGAGCTGGCGATGCTCGATGAAGCGCGGGCGGTGGGCGCCGAATTCAACCGCATCGCCGGAGAAAACTGCCTCTATTTTGAAACCGGGCAGGGGTCGGCGCTGTCGGCTGGCGCGAACTTCGGCGCCGACCAGGTGACGATGGAAGCGCGCAACTACGGCCTGGCGCGGCACTACGATCCGTTCCTCGTTAACACCGTGGTGGGTTTTATCGGGCCGGAATACCTCTATAACGATCGGCAGATTATCCGCGCCGGTCTTGAAGATCACTTTATGGGCAAGCTCAGCGGCATCTCGATGGGCTGCGACTGCTGCTATACCAACCATGCCGATGCCGATCAGAACCTCAACGAAAACTTGATGATTCTGCTCGCTACCGCTGGCTGTAACTACATCATGGGCATGCCGCTCGGCGACGACATCATGCTCAACTATCAGACCACCGCGTTTCACGATACCGCCACCGTCCGTCAACTGCTGAATCTACGGCCGTCGCCGGAGTTCGAACGCTGGCTGGAAACCATGGGCATTATGGCAAACGGTCGTCTGACCAAACGGGCGGGCGATCCGTCACTGTTCTTTTGA